Proteins encoded in a region of the Candidatus Schekmanbacteria bacterium genome:
- a CDS encoding ABC transporter permease, producing MYKFVMKRFFTSALIVIAVIVISFAIMHSVPGGPFDKEKTLPDKIKANIEKKFKLDLPVHKQLLDYLLSVSTGDFGPSYKYLGRSVNEIIKDALPVSASLGLLAFVLALLLGFLGSILSVWKVRKFLDYAVQFFSSLSVSFPSFVVASFFILIFSEKLKIFPPALWEGAQYVIMPALTLALAPAAYIARLLRGSILQIYNSNYVLSARAKGVDEFKLFLKHILPNSIMPVITITGPLLAGLVTGSFIVEEIFSIPGMGKFFVLAVTNRDYPLIMGITIVYSVILVFANFAVDICYLLLEPKLRREMQSL from the coding sequence ATGTATAAATTCGTAATGAAAAGATTTTTTACAAGCGCATTGATAGTGATCGCTGTAATTGTCATTTCTTTTGCCATAATGCATTCAGTCCCCGGTGGACCTTTCGATAAGGAAAAAACCCTTCCCGACAAGATTAAGGCAAATATAGAAAAAAAATTCAAACTTGATTTGCCTGTGCATAAGCAGCTTCTTGATTATCTTTTGTCTGTTTCTACCGGCGATTTTGGACCCTCTTATAAATACTTGGGTCGCTCGGTAAATGAAATAATAAAAGATGCTCTGCCTGTTTCAGCTTCTCTTGGGCTATTAGCATTTGTGCTTGCACTCCTATTAGGTTTTTTGGGAAGCATACTTTCGGTATGGAAGGTTAGAAAATTTCTTGATTATGCTGTTCAATTTTTTTCATCACTTTCAGTATCTTTCCCAAGCTTTGTTGTCGCATCTTTTTTTATTCTTATTTTTTCTGAAAAATTAAAAATTTTTCCTCCTGCACTATGGGAAGGTGCACAATATGTCATAATGCCTGCTTTAACACTTGCCCTTGCACCTGCGGCATATATTGCACGACTTTTGAGAGGAAGCATACTTCAAATTTACAATAGCAATTATGTTCTTTCGGCAAGGGCTAAGGGAGTAGATGAATTCAAGCTTTTTTTAAAACATATTCTTCCAAATTCTATAATGCCTGTAATAACCATAACTGGGCCTCTTTTGGCAGGATTGGTTACAGGTTCATTCATTGTTGAGGAGATTTTTTCGATTCCCGGAATGGGGAAATTCTTTGTTCTTGCCGTAACGAATAGAGATTATCCTCTAATTATGGGTATAACGATTGTCTATTCTGTAATCTTGGTATTTGCGAATTTTGCTGTTGATATTTGTTATCTTTTATTAGAACCAAAACTTAGAAGAGAGATGCAATCTTTATGA
- a CDS encoding ABC transporter permease — protein sequence MIKKILSKKIFLASLIFVVLISLTALFADWIAPYSYDFQDTKALLQGPSAKHWFGTDRLGRDLFSRILYGAQVSLSVALISSLIAVLFGSLYGAVAGFSGGRVDSVLMRIVDVIYCIPDLLVIILISIMIGRGIGGIVISLSLVSWVNVARIMRGEFLRVKHQEFVEAAEMVGAGRMRKIFIHILPQTLNALLVTATFRIPQVILAESSLSFLGLGIAPPFSSWGTLANEGWSSLSFYPYLILFPSAAIFLTILAFNILGENLRDILDPYFSE from the coding sequence ATGATTAAAAAAATTTTATCAAAAAAGATCTTCTTGGCATCTTTGATATTCGTAGTTTTAATATCTCTTACAGCACTATTTGCAGATTGGATTGCGCCCTATTCATACGATTTTCAGGATACAAAAGCGCTTCTTCAAGGGCCTTCTGCCAAGCATTGGTTTGGCACAGACAGATTGGGCAGAGATTTATTTAGCAGAATTCTCTATGGAGCACAGGTATCTCTTTCAGTTGCATTGATATCATCTTTGATTGCCGTTTTATTTGGTTCTCTATATGGTGCTGTGGCAGGGTTTAGCGGCGGGAGAGTGGATTCTGTTTTAATGAGAATTGTTGATGTAATCTACTGTATTCCTGACCTTCTCGTAATAATTTTGATTTCAATAATGATTGGAAGAGGCATTGGGGGGATTGTAATCAGCTTATCACTTGTAAGCTGGGTAAATGTGGCAAGAATTATGAGAGGGGAGTTTTTGAGGGTAAAACATCAGGAATTTGTAGAAGCCGCAGAGATGGTTGGGGCAGGACGGATGAGAAAGATTTTTATTCACATTCTACCACAAACGCTCAATGCCCTTCTTGTAACAGCAACCTTCAGAATCCCGCAGGTTATATTGGCTGAATCTTCCTTGAGTTTTCTTGGCTTGGGAATTGCTCCCCCTTTTTCAAGTTGGGGGACTCTTGCCAATGAAGGTTGGTCATCGCTCAGTTTTTATCCTTATTTGATACTCTTTCCTTCAGCTGCAATTTTTTTGACAATTCTTGCCTTCAATATATTGGGTGAGAATCTCAGAGACATTCTTGACCCTTATTTTTCTGAATAG